In a genomic window of Cystobacter fuscus DSM 2262:
- the lptC gene encoding LPS export ABC transporter periplasmic protein LptC, with the protein MHGVRLRSFEGNTPSLEGQARSATYERSGDLTASEATIRVPGKTPGDVTVVTARELEGHLGTRQLVATGDVVVRNPSGMVARTPRVAYDAVQQTARGAEGVQVQGPDYRLSAETFLISLPDGQFTFEGSVHTVLEAADD; encoded by the coding sequence ATGCATGGGGTTCGCCTGCGCTCGTTCGAGGGGAACACCCCCTCGCTGGAGGGCCAGGCGCGCAGCGCCACCTACGAGCGCAGCGGTGATCTCACCGCCTCCGAGGCCACGATCCGGGTGCCCGGCAAGACGCCCGGGGACGTCACGGTGGTGACCGCGCGGGAGCTGGAGGGCCACCTGGGCACCCGGCAGCTCGTGGCCACCGGGGACGTGGTCGTGCGCAACCCCTCCGGCATGGTGGCGCGCACCCCCCGGGTCGCCTATGACGCCGTCCAACAAACGGCGCGCGGCGCCGAGGGGGTCCAGGTCCAGGGCCCCGACTACCGCCTGAGCGCCGAGACGTTCCTGATTTCCCTGCCCGATGGGCAATTCACCTTCGAGGGCTCGGTGCACACCGTGCTGGAGGCCGCGGATGATTGA
- the lptB gene encoding LPS export ABC transporter ATP-binding protein, producing MSGRLFAEGLQKTFNKRQVVRGVSFQVAQGEVVGLLGPNGAGKTTSFNMVVGLVRPDAGRVRMEGADLTGLPMHRRTLHGLGYLPQESSIFRKLTVRQNFLSVLELQKGLDRAARERRAEQLLEEFDLRHVAEAPGEVLSGGERRRTEIARSLIPEPRFILFDEPFAGVDPINVGDIQAQISLLKSRGLGVLITDHNVQETLGICDRAYIIAQGQILEEGTPEQLVASPRARAVYLGERFRLQSG from the coding sequence ATGAGCGGCCGGTTGTTCGCGGAGGGTCTCCAGAAGACCTTCAACAAGCGTCAGGTGGTGCGGGGCGTGTCCTTCCAGGTCGCGCAGGGCGAGGTGGTGGGGTTGTTGGGCCCCAACGGCGCCGGCAAGACGACGAGCTTCAACATGGTGGTGGGCCTGGTGCGGCCCGATGCCGGCCGCGTGCGCATGGAGGGCGCGGATCTCACCGGGCTGCCCATGCACCGGCGCACCCTCCACGGCCTGGGCTACCTGCCCCAGGAGTCCTCCATCTTCCGCAAGCTCACCGTGCGGCAGAACTTCCTGTCCGTGCTCGAGCTGCAGAAGGGCCTGGACCGCGCCGCCCGCGAGCGCCGGGCCGAGCAACTGCTGGAGGAGTTCGACCTGCGCCACGTGGCCGAGGCCCCCGGCGAGGTGCTCTCCGGAGGCGAGCGCCGCCGCACGGAGATCGCCCGCTCGCTCATTCCCGAGCCGCGCTTCATCCTCTTCGACGAGCCCTTCGCCGGCGTGGACCCCATCAACGTGGGCGACATCCAGGCGCAGATCTCCCTGCTCAAGTCCCGCGGCCTGGGCGTGCTCATCACCGATCACAACGTCCAGGAGACCCTGGGCATCTGTGATCGGGCGTACATCATCGCACAGGGGCAGATCCTCGAAGAGGGGACGCCCGAACAGCTCGTCGCTTCACCCCGGGCGCGAGCGGTGTATCTCGGCGAGCGTTTCCGCCTGCAGTCCGGGTGA
- a CDS encoding LptA/OstA family protein — MIEYLLTAFFVAQPVPVASAAPGAAPAPRKEEPRLRNPVEITSKRVRGSRDQAVFSGDVVVKQRTMDLRCDEMTASYTGPREVTRVECAGNMRLVDGERTAQGERAVLDVPSGRLVVTGNPEARDPTTALRGSEVRLLMGARGMEYEVDEAVVTLEAAPLRTPRKGGGKEGGAQRFPAEITARRVVGSSTQAVFTGDVVVKHRTLDLRCDKMITYFSATREVSRAECVGHVRAQDGARQARGERAELNVPTGVLWLTGNPEARDATTHLRGSEVRMTIGDANFEVKDAVVTVESAPSAPRGKGAGKGPPGKSPDNSQSGSTRQP; from the coding sequence ATGATTGAGTACCTCCTGACGGCTTTCTTCGTGGCCCAGCCCGTGCCGGTGGCCAGCGCCGCCCCGGGGGCCGCCCCCGCGCCCCGCAAGGAGGAGCCGCGGCTGAGGAATCCGGTGGAGATCACCTCCAAGCGGGTGAGGGGCTCGCGCGATCAGGCCGTCTTCTCCGGCGACGTGGTGGTCAAGCAGCGCACCATGGACCTGCGCTGTGACGAGATGACCGCCTCCTACACGGGCCCGCGCGAGGTGACGCGCGTGGAGTGCGCGGGGAACATGCGCCTGGTGGACGGGGAGCGCACCGCCCAGGGCGAGCGCGCCGTGCTCGACGTGCCCAGCGGCAGGCTCGTGGTGACGGGCAACCCCGAGGCGAGGGATCCCACCACGGCCCTGCGCGGCTCCGAGGTGCGCCTGCTCATGGGCGCGCGGGGCATGGAGTACGAGGTGGACGAGGCCGTCGTCACCCTCGAGGCGGCTCCGCTGCGCACGCCGCGCAAGGGCGGGGGCAAGGAGGGCGGCGCGCAGCGGTTCCCCGCGGAGATCACCGCCCGCCGGGTCGTCGGCTCGTCCACCCAGGCCGTCTTCACGGGAGACGTGGTGGTGAAGCACCGGACGTTGGATCTGCGGTGCGACAAGATGATCACCTACTTCAGCGCGACGCGGGAGGTGAGCCGGGCCGAGTGCGTGGGGCACGTGCGCGCCCAGGACGGGGCGCGGCAGGCGCGGGGCGAGCGGGCCGAGCTCAACGTCCCCACCGGGGTGCTGTGGCTGACGGGCAACCCCGAGGCGCGCGACGCCACCACCCACCTGCGTGGCTCGGAAGTGCGGATGACGATCGGCGACGCGAATTTCGAGGTGAAGGACGCCGTTGTGACCGTCGAGTCCGCGCCGTCCGCGCCTCGGGGCAAGGGGGCGGGCAAGGGGCCTCCAGGCAAGTCGCCTGACAACTCGCAGTCGGGGAGTACCAGGCAACCATGA